A window of Pantoea agglomerans contains these coding sequences:
- the hmsP gene encoding biofilm formation regulator HmsP, whose product MRVSRSLTIKQMATVSAVALITVSVFIVIQLFHFVQQRRIDYAQQMENIAHTVRQPLSEAVLKADIAQAEHILQTLKPAGVLSRADVVLPNAFQALHASFENEKPIPLLIARLFELPVQITLPLYSVESSGSPKPLAYLVLQANSTRVYQFILSTVSTMVTTYLLLALILSVAISWCINRLVVHPLRSISRELQELPPQAILTHKLTLPASHRDDEIGMLIRSYNRNQQVLESVHDEMSRLTTHYAVTDLPNRALFLALLDQHTRSHSKGFGLMVIRIETLQEANGVLSDEQRDTLMLTLVEKIRSTVDDHTLLAQTGPSDFALLMKRAGTPFRAMRLARNLMIRLNQPVTLHQLQLRPNASIGLALYDEERLSANEQLDRATSAMMSARHLGKNQILFFDAALTERAQKRLTQEHDILQGLQDEQFRLFLQPQIDMQTGELVGAEALLRMRMPDGSYGLTEEFIASAEEIGVIAAIGRWVFEEACRILAGWQKHGILIPLSVNISAVQLRDASMVHHLQGLLQRHQIAPGSFVLEITETAQIGDAEVAMALLRSLQTVGVAVALDDFGMGYSNLNYLHQFKSLPVNKLKMDRSFVAALPDDDTMVRIVAAIAEIIDLDVIAEGVETAEQRDWLLARGIHIGQGYLYAEALSLERFTQTWLPALASSQNSPAADD is encoded by the coding sequence TTGCGCGTCAGCCGTTCACTTACGATAAAGCAGATGGCGACGGTTTCCGCGGTGGCGCTGATTACCGTCTCTGTCTTTATCGTTATTCAACTCTTCCATTTTGTGCAGCAGCGCAGGATCGACTACGCCCAGCAGATGGAGAATATCGCCCATACGGTGCGCCAGCCGCTCTCCGAGGCGGTATTAAAGGCGGATATCGCCCAGGCCGAGCACATCCTGCAGACCCTTAAGCCCGCTGGCGTCCTGTCGCGCGCCGACGTGGTGCTGCCCAACGCTTTTCAGGCGCTGCACGCCAGTTTTGAAAACGAAAAGCCGATCCCGCTGCTGATTGCCCGCCTGTTTGAGCTGCCGGTGCAGATCACCCTGCCGCTCTATTCGGTTGAGAGCAGCGGGTCGCCTAAGCCGCTCGCCTATCTGGTGCTGCAGGCCAATTCGACGCGCGTTTACCAGTTCATCCTCAGCACCGTCTCTACCATGGTCACCACCTATCTGCTGCTGGCGCTGATCCTGTCGGTAGCGATCAGCTGGTGCATTAACCGGCTGGTGGTGCATCCGCTGCGCAGCATCTCGCGCGAGCTGCAGGAGCTGCCGCCGCAGGCGATCCTGACCCACAAGCTGACGCTGCCCGCCAGCCATCGCGACGATGAGATCGGCATGCTGATCCGCAGCTATAACCGCAACCAGCAGGTGCTGGAGTCGGTGCATGACGAGATGAGCCGGCTGACCACCCATTATGCCGTCACCGATCTGCCCAACCGCGCGCTCTTTCTGGCGCTGCTCGACCAGCATACCCGCAGCCACAGCAAAGGCTTCGGGCTGATGGTGATCCGCATCGAAACGCTGCAGGAAGCCAACGGCGTGCTGAGCGACGAGCAGCGCGACACCCTGATGCTGACGCTGGTGGAGAAGATCCGCAGCACCGTTGACGACCATACTCTGCTGGCGCAGACCGGGCCGAGCGACTTCGCGCTGCTGATGAAACGCGCCGGGACGCCGTTTCGCGCCATGCGGCTGGCGCGCAATCTGATGATCCGCCTGAACCAGCCGGTAACGCTGCACCAGCTGCAGCTGCGGCCCAACGCCAGTATCGGGCTGGCGCTCTATGATGAAGAACGCCTCTCCGCCAATGAGCAGCTCGATCGCGCCACGTCGGCGATGATGTCGGCGCGCCATTTAGGCAAAAACCAGATCCTCTTCTTTGACGCCGCGCTGACCGAGCGCGCGCAAAAGCGCCTGACGCAGGAGCATGACATTCTGCAGGGGCTACAGGATGAGCAGTTCCGGCTGTTCCTGCAGCCGCAGATCGATATGCAAACCGGCGAGCTGGTTGGCGCCGAGGCGCTGCTTCGCATGCGCATGCCGGACGGCAGCTACGGCCTGACGGAGGAGTTTATCGCCAGCGCGGAGGAGATTGGCGTCATCGCCGCCATCGGGCGCTGGGTGTTTGAAGAGGCGTGCCGCATTCTCGCCGGCTGGCAGAAGCACGGCATACTTATCCCGCTTAGCGTTAATATCTCCGCCGTGCAGCTGCGCGACGCCAGCATGGTGCATCACCTGCAGGGCCTGCTGCAGCGCCATCAGATCGCGCCCGGCAGCTTTGTGCTGGAGATTACCGAAACCGCGCAGATCGGCGATGCCGAAGTGGCGATGGCGCTGCTGCGTTCGCTGCAGACGGTGGGCGTCGCGGTGGCGCTGGACGACTTCGGCATGGGCTACTCCAATCTCAACTACCTGCATCAGTTCAAGTCGCTGCCGGTCAATAAGCTGAAGATGGATCGCAGCTTCGTCGCCGCGCTGCCGGATGACGACACCATGGTGCGCATCGTGGCGGCCATCGCCGAGATTATCGATCTCGACGTTATCGCCGAAGGCGTAGAGACCGCCGAGCAGCGCGACTGGCTGCTGGCGCGCGGCATCCATATCGGCCAGGGCTATCTCTATGCCGAAGCGCTGTCGCTGGAACGCTTTACGCAAACCTGGCTGCCGGCGCTCGCCTCCAGCCAGAACTCGCCCGCCGCCGATGATTAA
- the bcsC gene encoding cellulose synthase complex outer membrane protein BcsC has translation MNKSSALRASLLLSGVLGALPGLAAPDARPEVSPVEWLLTQVRTGESTSKYDLVQQALYRLEKIDPDNPQVLAARLRLALHQGDIAAAQTLLTQLKKVAPDSAATRESAVGMALVSSEGRQKLQQARLLATSGRLAEAKSAYDALFNGVFPDANTALEYWRLAARIPGQEEAAWQQLQKLEQRYPGNIGVELQLARMAFDRQQPTQAVEQIKQLAKSSAGRDAAADLWLQQINSQPVSDSSVAQLKTYLTIFTDGDAQQQGQEALAKQQALLADPAYRERMRGLGLVDAGGGAEAIPALNVALKANPNDADLMGAMGQAQARANNRAAAVLWLERAIQAGQQSTQVGKWQSLLQTNRYWLAIDQGDKALAQRDIDGAERFYREAQTLDSSDSYALIGLGDVALARNNAPGAEQLFQRALQLDASNTTAVRRLAGLYQTQSPARAMAFINGLPAAQQRALADTLRALRSDSLRAEADALAQQSRWQAAAEKYRQAQALSPDDVWLSYRLAGALRNGGAPQQADAVIATLQQQHPRDATALYASALYLSGTDNDEAALATLRRLPEAQWSSNMRELAERLTQNKLFARAEALRAAGQESDAIALLRQQPASNRRDLTLADWALARGDAQQALAMYQQVLEREPANGDASLGRIEALVALQRSSEARAALKALPPAQASLNADRRVALAWQAVGDTTQAAAQFAGLKQRAAAQPPSQDKALVYRDAARLERAQQQPDAALADYRQAMAASGIGDGDNVSRLTRNNPQDDWLKRSIRSDTADLYRQQDTTLMLEQDYSRNKGTAGVSDFSAHTTMLQAETPLADGRGFLRLDRVQISAGTFSSTNGTFDETFGSCDDANSGGCSRYASQRDEGTALGVGWSNEVWSADLGTTPLGFEVTNWVGGVSWKTDVKEVGVTLTASRRPISSSLLAYAGARDPAANGGKTWGGVVATGGSVGLSYDRGGAHGVWADISAHQITGENVADNSRERLMAGYYYKLINSDNRRATVGLNTMLWHYQKDLSDYTFGQGGYYSPQSYLSFSVPVTWRQRTGNWSFDLGGSVSWSHSKTDAQQRYPVNPGFTLASNPSSASSSGGGVGYTLQAVIERRVTPHWFIGAGVDIQQAKDYTPSHGLLYVRYSAAGWDGDLDMPPQPLTPYADFK, from the coding sequence ATGAATAAATCGAGCGCGCTGCGGGCGAGTCTGTTGCTGAGCGGCGTGCTGGGCGCGCTGCCGGGTCTGGCCGCGCCCGACGCCAGACCGGAAGTCTCGCCGGTGGAGTGGCTGCTGACGCAGGTCCGCACCGGCGAATCGACCAGTAAATACGATCTGGTGCAGCAGGCGCTCTACCGGCTGGAGAAGATCGATCCCGATAATCCGCAGGTGCTGGCGGCGCGTCTGCGTCTGGCGCTGCATCAGGGCGATATCGCTGCCGCGCAGACGCTGCTGACGCAGCTGAAAAAGGTGGCACCCGATTCGGCGGCAACGCGCGAGTCGGCCGTTGGCATGGCGCTGGTCTCCTCTGAGGGTCGGCAGAAGCTGCAGCAGGCGCGCCTGCTCGCCACCTCCGGCCGTCTTGCGGAGGCGAAAAGCGCCTATGACGCGCTGTTTAACGGCGTCTTCCCCGATGCGAACACCGCACTGGAATACTGGCGGCTGGCGGCGCGCATTCCCGGCCAGGAGGAGGCTGCCTGGCAGCAGCTGCAAAAGCTGGAGCAGCGCTATCCCGGCAATATCGGCGTCGAGCTGCAGCTCGCGCGCATGGCGTTCGATCGCCAGCAGCCGACCCAGGCGGTCGAGCAGATAAAGCAGCTGGCGAAGAGCAGTGCCGGTCGCGACGCCGCGGCAGATCTCTGGCTGCAGCAGATCAACAGCCAGCCGGTGAGCGACAGCAGCGTGGCGCAGCTGAAAACCTATCTGACCATCTTTACCGACGGCGACGCGCAGCAACAGGGGCAGGAGGCGCTGGCGAAGCAGCAGGCGCTGCTCGCCGATCCCGCCTATCGCGAGCGTATGCGCGGCCTGGGGCTGGTGGACGCGGGCGGCGGAGCCGAGGCTATCCCGGCGCTGAACGTCGCCCTGAAGGCGAACCCCAACGACGCAGACCTGATGGGCGCCATGGGCCAGGCGCAGGCGCGCGCCAACAACCGCGCCGCCGCCGTTCTCTGGCTGGAGCGCGCGATTCAGGCCGGTCAGCAGAGCACCCAGGTGGGCAAGTGGCAGTCGCTGCTGCAGACCAACCGCTACTGGCTGGCGATCGACCAGGGTGACAAAGCGCTGGCGCAGCGCGATATCGACGGCGCAGAACGCTTCTATCGCGAGGCGCAGACGCTGGATAGCAGCGACAGCTACGCCCTGATTGGCCTTGGCGATGTGGCGCTGGCGCGCAATAACGCGCCGGGCGCCGAACAGCTCTTCCAGCGTGCGCTGCAGCTCGACGCCAGCAACACCACCGCGGTTCGTCGCCTGGCGGGGCTCTATCAGACCCAGTCGCCGGCGCGCGCGATGGCCTTTATTAACGGTCTGCCCGCCGCGCAGCAGCGCGCGCTGGCCGACACGCTGCGCGCCCTGCGCAGCGACAGCCTGCGCGCCGAGGCTGACGCGCTGGCACAGCAGAGCCGCTGGCAAGCGGCGGCGGAGAAATATCGCCAGGCGCAGGCCTTATCGCCGGATGACGTCTGGCTCAGCTACCGGCTGGCTGGCGCGCTGCGCAACGGCGGGGCGCCGCAGCAGGCGGATGCTGTGATCGCGACGCTGCAGCAGCAGCATCCGCGGGATGCGACCGCGCTTTATGCGTCGGCGCTCTATCTCTCCGGCACCGATAATGACGAGGCGGCGCTGGCGACGCTGCGCCGCCTGCCGGAAGCGCAGTGGAGCAGCAATATGCGCGAGCTGGCGGAACGCCTGACGCAGAATAAGCTGTTTGCGCGCGCTGAGGCGCTGCGCGCGGCAGGGCAGGAGAGCGACGCCATCGCACTGCTGCGTCAGCAGCCCGCCTCGAACCGCCGCGATCTGACGCTGGCCGACTGGGCGCTGGCGCGCGGCGACGCGCAGCAGGCGCTGGCGATGTATCAGCAGGTGCTTGAGCGGGAGCCTGCCAACGGCGATGCCTCGCTCGGGCGTATCGAAGCGCTGGTGGCGCTGCAGCGCAGCAGCGAGGCGCGCGCGGCGCTGAAGGCGCTGCCGCCCGCGCAGGCGAGCCTGAACGCCGATCGCCGCGTGGCGCTGGCGTGGCAGGCGGTGGGCGACACCACCCAGGCCGCCGCGCAGTTCGCGGGCCTGAAGCAGCGCGCCGCGGCGCAGCCACCCTCGCAGGACAAAGCACTGGTCTACCGCGATGCGGCGCGGCTTGAGCGCGCGCAGCAGCAGCCTGACGCCGCGCTGGCCGACTATCGGCAGGCGATGGCCGCCAGCGGCATCGGCGACGGCGATAATGTCAGCCGCCTGACGCGCAATAACCCGCAGGATGACTGGCTGAAGCGCAGCATCCGCAGCGACACCGCCGATCTCTATCGCCAGCAGGACACCACGCTGATGCTGGAGCAGGACTATTCGCGCAACAAGGGCACCGCCGGCGTCTCCGATTTTAGCGCCCATACCACCATGCTGCAGGCGGAGACGCCCCTTGCTGACGGCCGCGGCTTCCTGCGGCTCGATCGCGTTCAGATCTCGGCGGGCACCTTCTCTAGCACCAACGGCACCTTTGACGAGACCTTCGGCAGCTGCGACGACGCCAACTCAGGCGGCTGCAGCCGCTACGCCAGCCAGCGCGACGAAGGCACCGCGCTGGGCGTCGGCTGGAGCAATGAGGTCTGGTCAGCGGATCTCGGCACGACGCCGCTCGGCTTCGAGGTAACCAACTGGGTCGGCGGCGTCAGCTGGAAAACCGACGTGAAAGAGGTGGGCGTAACGCTTACCGCCTCAAGACGCCCCATCTCCAGCTCGCTGCTCGCCTATGCGGGCGCGCGCGATCCGGCGGCCAACGGCGGCAAAACCTGGGGCGGGGTGGTGGCGACCGGCGGCAGCGTTGGGCTGAGCTACGATCGCGGCGGCGCACACGGCGTCTGGGCCGATATCAGCGCCCATCAGATCACCGGCGAGAACGTGGCGGACAACAGCCGCGAACGCCTGATGGCGGGCTATTACTACAAGCTGATCAATAGCGATAACCGCCGCGCCACGGTGGGTCTTAACACCATGCTCTGGCATTACCAGAAGGATCTCAGCGACTATACCTTCGGCCAGGGGGGGTACTACAGCCCGCAATCCTATCTCTCCTTTTCCGTGCCGGTCACCTGGCGGCAGCGCACCGGGAACTGGTCGTTTGACCTCGGCGGCTCGGTCTCCTGGTCGCATTCGAAAACCGACGCGCAGCAGCGCTATCCGGTTAATCCCGGCTTTACGCTGGCGAGCAATCCCTCTTCGGCGAGCAGCAGCGGGGGCGGTGTCGGCTATACTTTACAGGCCGTCATCGAGCGACGCGTCACGCCGCACTGGTTTATCGGCGCTGGGGTGGATATTCAGCAGGCGAAGGACTATACCCCGAGCCACGGGCTGCTCTATGTGCGCTACTCCGCCGCCGGCTGGGATGGCGATCTCGATATGCCGCCGCAGCCGCTTACGCCTTACGCCGATTTCAAATAA
- the bcsB gene encoding cellulose biosynthesis cyclic di-GMP-binding regulatory protein BcsB, whose translation MTMTRVNGWFTALLLGSATLSCAAAQDAVTANPAEPAPVQVAPQDSGAPLRDSRLDFTSLAPPPGSMTLSGTQPDGQIEFGVRSDEVVTRALLNLSYRPSPALLPTLSQLKVYLNDELIGLITVTPDQLGKENQTQLAIDPRFISDFNRVRFELVGHYTNICENPASSTIWFDIGKESGIDLTLQKLPLKNDLSHFPEPFFDARDKRPLTLPVVFAAQPDVTQQRAAGILASWFGSKAAWRGQHFPVLYNQLPQQQHAVVFATNDARPDFLKDLPPVSKPTVEIVSQPDNPYEKMLLILGRNDEDLLTAVQGIAQGELLLRGDISTIDSVKLLAPRKAYDAPNWVRTDRRTTFAELTQYENQLQSDGMQPNPIGLTLNLPPDLFLVRARGIDMDLSYRYTAPFQADGSRLAVHLNNQFIQDYPLPPKNTAGQQLLRIPLIQGLQDNNRQLTIPALRLGVVNQLRFDFDYANTIISGTADGRCENVTPVSHHVVVDDSSSVDFSGYRHYIEMPSLRAFAGAGFPFTRYADLAQTLVLVQPKPDAQQVGTMLNALGNIGAQTGYPALRVQFSDDWSKAKSQDADLLMIGDIPKDLQDDRRIGALVDAAASWINSPTRQAATDVGSVSDGDRAVESTTTIGSRGPLATVIGFQSPFNDQRSVVALLSDGSPRAWQLLNDALTDSGKRAAIFGSAAIIRESGVNSLRVGDNYFVGHLPWWERLWTMLSTHPFWLALCAVFVVVLFALMTWRLMRIITRRRLLDDEDE comes from the coding sequence ATGACGATGACGAGAGTAAACGGTTGGTTTACCGCCCTGCTGCTGGGCTCCGCAACGCTAAGCTGCGCCGCCGCGCAGGACGCCGTAACGGCGAATCCCGCCGAGCCGGCGCCAGTACAGGTCGCGCCGCAGGATTCCGGCGCGCCGCTGCGCGACAGCCGGCTCGACTTTACCAGTCTGGCACCGCCGCCGGGCAGCATGACGCTGAGCGGCACGCAGCCGGACGGACAGATTGAGTTCGGCGTGCGCAGCGACGAGGTGGTCACGCGCGCGCTGCTGAATCTCAGCTATCGTCCCTCGCCCGCGCTGCTGCCGACGCTGTCGCAGCTCAAGGTCTATCTTAACGACGAGCTGATCGGCCTGATTACCGTTACGCCGGACCAGCTCGGCAAAGAGAACCAGACCCAGCTGGCGATCGATCCCCGCTTTATCAGCGACTTCAACCGCGTGCGCTTTGAGCTGGTGGGCCACTACACCAACATCTGTGAAAATCCGGCCAGCAGCACCATCTGGTTCGATATCGGCAAAGAGAGCGGTATCGATTTGACGCTGCAAAAGCTGCCGCTGAAAAACGATCTGTCGCACTTTCCTGAGCCCTTTTTCGACGCGCGCGACAAGCGGCCGCTGACGCTGCCGGTTGTTTTCGCCGCGCAGCCGGACGTAACGCAGCAGCGCGCCGCCGGGATACTCGCCTCCTGGTTCGGCAGCAAAGCCGCGTGGCGTGGCCAGCACTTTCCGGTGCTCTACAACCAGCTGCCGCAGCAGCAGCACGCCGTGGTGTTCGCCACCAACGACGCCCGCCCGGACTTTTTGAAAGATCTGCCGCCGGTGAGCAAGCCCACGGTGGAAATCGTCAGCCAGCCCGACAATCCCTATGAAAAAATGCTGCTGATTCTGGGGCGCAACGATGAGGATCTGCTCACGGCGGTGCAGGGCATCGCCCAGGGCGAGCTGCTGCTGCGCGGCGACATCTCAACCATCGACAGCGTAAAACTGCTGGCGCCGCGCAAAGCCTATGACGCGCCGAACTGGGTGCGAACCGACCGTCGCACCACCTTTGCCGAGCTGACGCAGTATGAGAACCAGCTGCAGTCCGACGGTATGCAGCCCAATCCCATCGGCCTGACGCTCAATCTGCCGCCCGATCTCTTCCTGGTGCGCGCGCGCGGCATCGATATGGATCTGAGCTATCGCTATACCGCGCCGTTCCAGGCGGACGGTTCGCGCCTGGCGGTACACCTGAACAACCAGTTCATCCAGGATTATCCGCTGCCGCCGAAAAATACCGCCGGCCAGCAGCTGCTGCGCATTCCGCTGATCCAGGGGCTGCAGGACAACAACCGCCAGCTGACCATCCCGGCGCTGCGCCTCGGCGTGGTAAACCAGCTGCGTTTCGACTTCGACTACGCCAACACCATTATCAGCGGCACCGCCGACGGACGCTGTGAGAACGTTACGCCGGTCAGCCATCACGTGGTGGTGGACGACAGCTCCAGCGTCGATTTCTCCGGCTACCGTCACTATATCGAGATGCCTTCGCTGCGCGCGTTCGCGGGCGCGGGTTTCCCCTTTACGCGCTACGCCGATCTGGCGCAAACGCTGGTGCTGGTGCAGCCGAAACCTGACGCGCAGCAGGTCGGCACGATGCTGAATGCGCTGGGCAATATTGGCGCGCAGACCGGCTATCCGGCGCTGCGGGTGCAGTTTAGCGATGACTGGAGCAAGGCGAAGTCGCAGGACGCCGATCTGCTGATGATCGGCGATATCCCGAAAGATCTTCAGGATGACCGCCGGATCGGTGCGCTGGTCGACGCCGCCGCCAGCTGGATAAATTCGCCGACGCGTCAGGCGGCCACCGATGTCGGCAGCGTCAGCGACGGCGATCGCGCGGTAGAAAGCACCACCACCATCGGCTCTCGCGGCCCGCTGGCGACGGTGATCGGCTTCCAGTCGCCGTTTAACGATCAGCGCAGCGTGGTGGCGCTGCTGTCGGACGGCAGCCCGCGCGCCTGGCAGCTGCTGAACGACGCGCTGACCGACAGCGGCAAGCGCGCCGCGATTTTCGGCTCTGCCGCCATTATCCGCGAGTCGGGCGTTAACAGCCTGCGCGTCGGCGACAACTATTTCGTCGGCCATCTCCCCTGGTGGGAGCGCCTGTGGACGATGCTGTCGACCCATCCGTTCTGGCTGGCGCTCTGTGCGGTCTTTGTCGTGGTGCTGTTTGCGCTGATGACCTGGCGCCTGATGCGCATCATTACGCGCCGCCGTCTGCTTGACGATGAAGATGAATAA
- the bcsQ gene encoding cellulose biosynthesis protein BcsQ → MPLIALQGVRGGTGATSLSAALGWALTALGERALLIDGSPSSQLGAHFNLPALPAKGWMQALLGGDAWQEAALRYPDGPDLLPHGSLTHQKDFTLLRQQADIAAPLLDALPDLQRRYQWIIFDLPADPLPWHDALSARLDGVVRVLTPDANCHLRLFQQAFTPHTRFLINQFNANSRLQQDLHQLWVASLNNLIPLLIHRDEALAEALMMKQPVGEYRPHALVSEEITTLASWLLLHLTGEQP, encoded by the coding sequence ATGCCGCTGATCGCGCTGCAAGGCGTACGCGGCGGCACGGGCGCAACCTCGCTCAGCGCTGCGCTCGGCTGGGCGCTGACGGCGCTGGGGGAACGCGCGCTGCTGATTGACGGTTCCCCGTCGAGCCAGCTCGGCGCTCACTTCAATCTGCCCGCGCTACCGGCAAAAGGCTGGATGCAGGCGCTGCTCGGCGGTGATGCCTGGCAGGAGGCCGCGCTGCGCTATCCCGATGGCCCTGATCTGCTGCCGCATGGCTCGCTGACCCATCAGAAAGATTTTACTTTGCTGCGCCAGCAGGCGGACATCGCCGCGCCGCTGCTTGATGCGCTGCCGGACCTGCAGCGTCGCTATCAATGGATAATTTTTGACCTGCCTGCGGATCCGCTGCCCTGGCATGACGCGCTCTCTGCGCGCCTCGACGGCGTGGTGCGCGTGCTGACGCCCGACGCCAACTGTCATCTGCGCCTCTTTCAGCAGGCTTTTACGCCGCATACGCGCTTTCTTATCAACCAGTTCAACGCCAACAGCCGCCTGCAGCAGGATCTGCATCAGCTGTGGGTCGCGTCGCTGAATAACCTTATCCCGCTGCTTATCCATCGCGACGAAGCGCTGGCGGAAGCGCTGATGATGAAGCAGCCGGTAGGGGAGTATCGCCCGCATGCGCTGGTCAGCGAAGAGATCACCACGCTGGCGAGCTGGCTGCTGCTTCATCTTACTGGAGAACAGCCGTGA
- the bcsR gene encoding cellulose biosynthesis protein BcsR, whose translation MKNENAYTLVASDGQRQDDISALRDAFSLQAFRYIDIAREERLANIVARWPLLAETSAEQPGRSR comes from the coding sequence ATGAAAAATGAAAATGCTTATACTCTGGTCGCGTCTGACGGCCAGCGTCAGGATGATATTAGCGCCTTGCGCGACGCCTTTTCTCTGCAGGCTTTTCGCTATATCGACATCGCTCGCGAAGAGCGGCTGGCGAACATTGTTGCGCGCTGGCCGCTGTTAGCTGAAACCTCGGCTGAACAGCCAGGACGGTCGCGCTAA